From Camelina sativa cultivar DH55 chromosome 5, Cs, whole genome shotgun sequence:
AAATTGCTGTTGAGCGGGTATAGAggctagttttgttttctttagtgaATAAGACAAATGGCATAGTCTTACTTTTTCACCTAAACCAACTACCTTTTTTGATACTTTGTTGTTTATAAATTAGACCCTCCTTATAAATTAGTATTAACCATAATTTTTATCGTTTATTTGGTCGAGTGGACCTTCCAACATCCGTCTCTTAGGATtctcaattattttgttttgtctcacaTTGTGTTACGTGTAAATCTAATGGaaagaagcaacaaaaaaaaaaaaatgaaaaatagatctctatattttaattgatgtaCAAACAACATTACTTTAATACATTTTGTACAGAAACAATACAAGCAAGAAAAGTGGcattccttttgttttcttaacgaTACACATCCatgtattttcattttcaaatatttaagaTTAAAAGAAACATTTGATCTTCTTATCTTCTATACATAACATACgtacaaaagaaatataaatctCATATATGATGTAGTACTGtgaatatattttggtttttatatatttatagaaagcAAAGTTTAACTTTATATCTTGTAGAAACATTAACTACATATATGCCACTTTATTAAAGTATGCATGGATATACATAGTAATATTTAATAACAGGATTCATGCCTTGATATAATATAAGCAACTATAGAGAGTTTATCGATGCCTCAAGCATTGTACCTTGGTGATTTTGTTGTCTACTCAAACCTTTATTCTTCATTGATCAAACCAAGTTCAATTTTAACTCTTCACATAAAGTTTTTTTGGACGTATTTAgctttgatttatttgttaattcGTTAGTTTAACAATTACAGAACTTATTATTCTTTactcaaattgtttcttgtacGATCCGAACAAGATTTATCCACATCATTAGAAATTCACTTCCAGTTTtaatgctttcttttttttttgccaatagTTAttgtaaacacaaaaacatgtgtTTTTTCACTCGATCATGGTAGTGGACCAGTTTTGATATCCCAGTCTGCTAGAGCTATATTGTGCGGTTCATATAacgtgtttttcttttttactataaaacaaaaatctagttTCGACAATATCCAACCAAATATATGAATTATCtcaaaaaattaacatttctCAAATTTCTTGTATCCTTTTCATCattcaattattatttaaattaaaacatacaaaatagaaagttgTCAGTATCTCTTAGAGAAGTacaatggaaaagaaaaaaagttaggtCAGTTATTCATTACACGGGCGTCATTTATCCCGGCGGCCAACGCCGCGTCAGCATATCCGGCGTTCTTTAGACAAGAGTGAGACCAATATGTCGGAGAAAGCCCTGATGACGTACTTATGTGTGTCGGCTGGATTCAAGGATAGATAAGTGAGTAGCAGCTCATCCAAGAAATCGTAACCGTCTTCCGGATCACGACTAAGTTCTCCGGCATCGATGGCTGCGTCAATCATCTCTTGCATTGATCGCCGGAAGTCAGTTAATGGATCCGGTGAGTACACGTTTTGCGTCACGGCGGTTCCTCCTCTTATAAGCCTCGTCGTAGTAGTAGTAGTCACGGCAGTATCGTAAcacttcttattcttcttctttgtcgaTGTGATAGCGGCATTATCGTAATTTTCAGAGGATCCTCTTGACCGGGTTTCTGGTGAGTCGGTGATTGCATTGGACCGGcctggagaagagaagaagaagcgacgGGAAGCAAAAGCGGCTGATACATCCGGAGAGATATCAGATTCATATGATGAcctggaggaggaagaggtggCGGCCTGAgtagtagtggtggtggtggaggaggaaggTAAGTCAACGACACGATTGTGGTTGTCGTCGTGGTGGTAAAGGAGGTTAAAGTTGTTGAGGAGAACGATGGAGGGACGGCCAGGAAGTTCGGAACCGTCGTGATCGGCGGAAGACGTCGGAGGAATACACGGAGAAGAATAGCATTTGGTGAGATTCGACGGGAAGCAAAGATGGAGGCTTTTCCACAATATTTTTGGcattttttgagagagagaaaagagagagagagatgtgtgaGGGAATTAAAGTGAGAATAAATGTTTCGAGCAAAATGGATATGTTGGCTTATTTTGTAGCATATATATTACACAACATGTCTCATAAAATGTTTCTAATAAGGGTACTTAtgtaatattcaattttttggtgtttgtcaaaaaaaaaaatatgtttgttaataaattaataaatgagTTACTAATTGCTACTACTAGTACCAAGAGTCTGAATGTTGACTATATATGTTCACCAATCAACAAAACATGCAATTGTGTTACTAGCTAACTGCAGTTATTAAGatccttaattaattaaatttacatTCGTAGTGATGAAACGTTTACAAAGTAGGTTTTTTGAAAGATATACTACTCTAAAAGGGTGTTGTACTTTGGAGTGAATGTGAAAACCagatatttacttttttttagtttttattctttcttttggttagatactttctaattttgtatttatttacttttttcttcctGAACACGGACGTACAAAGCTGAATTTATAACATGGGGTGGTACTGGTACGTATTTTCTTTATACGTGAatgttgttttattaattttggtttattcatATAAACATATTAGTTTGTCAAGAGTTACAAAATTTGCAAAACATGAAGAATGATTGTCCTTTGCAATTacagaatagagagagagagctcacgAGGAGGAAAAGTAATGCAATAGAATCCACCACACCACCTAGATTGGTCCACTCATCATGACGTTAAGCCAAAAGACGTTAGTTCAAGTACGCATACTCCCCCCTGGCCCCTAGACCCTAGTGTGGTCCTGCTTTTTGGTCCTGGTTTTGGTCCACCGGTCCGATTCACAAGGTCAGGTCGAGTTTTCACTGGTCCGACCAACCAGGGTCAGTCGTCggtcaatttctttttttttaaccctaaGATATTTTAGCTAACAGTGACTATATTTACTAAGTCTGCCCACTTTTTAATACAGAATCAGGTAATAAGGTATCAAAATCTGTTAATAATTTTGGTGTCAAATCGGGTGCAGATCATTCAGACCCAGGGATCatgtttcataattttgaatCATTTCATAcggttttaaataattttatttttgatgaattttaaaattatagttcTCTTATGGCTAATTTATACATCCATATCCAAATATCCAATTGATACATATCTGATTTGTAAATTCCcattatcgttttttttttcgttgtcgtcaattcatatttttatgaatacaCTTCACTAGATGAGTTGGTTACAAGTACTAATTAGTGACTATAAATTTGAAGCTTTTTTGTAAAAAAGGAAGTCACTAATCAATTAGTGACTGTATTTTTTGCTTGTAATTTTCAGACTGGCAAGTATGGGATCACTAACAGGTAAGATTGGATAACCCCCGAAATGCAATGCCTAGCTACCATGTTGCCAAGACTACCATGGACCGGTGGTACCACTTTGCGTAGTTATCCGGCActagagaaaataaagaaaaagaaagaaagattcgAACTCATCTTTCATatggataaatatatatatgcggGCCACAACAGAAGATAGAGCTATCAAATTTGTTGTTACCTAAGCTACTCATGATTCGTCCAATATTCCATAACCAAATACGAACCACAAAAACGGCGAGTGATGGGATCAAAAGATTTAGATGTGTCTTGAGACTTGGCAATATTATGGTAAGTTGTGGAATGTTTGTAATGTCTTAAGACCATTATGCCCAATGTCATGTTGGTGTATGAGACAACAACTTAGTCCCACAAATTGATGTCTATTAGAGTTTTGTTTAGACTGGGATATTGAGACATattctattttactttttttggggTCATTAGTTTTCTACACTTATGGATATTGTAAATGACCAATTCAGATCAGTAAAGTATTAGACCCTACTCTGATCTAACCAACTCTAGTTTAGCCTCCATTTTTAGGTGTGATTCAATCAAGCTCTATGGCAATACAAACTAACCCGCAGTTAATTAGAAATGATACGTGTAACGAGTTTTTATCCGGCCTGAACCGGCTATATGAAACCCACATTTTCTTGGACTCGtcatcacaaaagaaaaatatcttaaagAGTTATGAATGTATGGTTGTTCTTAGTTgggtctctttctctctctctctctcttaactaGCTCAATCTCCTCGGTGTTGTTATAGGGACATGAGAATTACTAGACAAGAAAAGCTCATTAATGACTATATAATTCCAACATTCAAGGCACATGACATGAGCGTTGAAGTGTAAGTTGTCAATAGTTAACATCAAACCTAGACATAAAAAAGCACATATtttcattcacaaaaaaaaaaaaaaacctaggcATGAGTGAGACTTTACATATGCAGCCTTATTTATCCTGTTCCAAACAAACTGATTAttcatacttttatttaagTGATACCACCACAAGCATATTTCAGGTTCAAGGCTCAAGATCGACTTGCTACCTCTAATCCGTTTCCTGCAAAAAAATTTGACGACAGAGTGTTGTGTAAGTTGATACATACATGAACGCCAAAAGACAATCCTAGAATACCAGTTCCGCATTGGTTGAGTGAGTTACTAAAGCATATATCAATGCATGATGTACAAGAACTGTAATTTGCAACTTGTTGGGATGCTTGTTCTGAATAACACCAacaattagtatatatttttctcacttAACTATAGTTATTAAGCCGGCTTATGAGTAAGAAAAGAGTCGAATTATTACCATCTggatcaaagaagaaaacttgcTTGACTTTTCCATCAGGAAGAGACTTCTGAAAAGTTTCTATCCCTTTCTCCTACATCATACAAGGACGAGAGAAGATCAATGAAAGACTCAGGGGAATAACTACAACAATCTTGGTACCAATTCCATATCCATTAGGACCATTACTACTGAATCTGTATAAATCAAATGTCAtgtaaaagagacaaaaaagcAAATGCAAAGAAAGAAGACCTTGAGAGAGTGAAGGAAAGAGTCGAAGTTGGAGACAGAGAAGCAGATATGGTGACCCATTGGGAGATGGCTAGGATCCTTAACCGCAGAGGTGGCACTGTAAGGACCTTCTGGAAGGTTTGTTGAAGGGTTTCTCTGGATGATGTGCATTGCAAAAGCACCTGGTAAGTTTAGCCATATGACCTTTAGGTCTCCAAAATCAGGACTTTCGATCTCTTCAAATCCAAATATCTGAAAATTACAATCCATTGATTTCAGAACAAGAAGAAGGGCTACAAATAAACGGATGAAACACTAACTTGACCAGAAGGATTGAGGTTACAAACACTGCGCGATGAATGATGTCAGTAAATGTCAATTAGTATTCTTTTCCAAATGTAGACACTCTCAACAGTAATTAGAAACGAGATAAGTGAACAGAGGAAGAACACACAACCACAAGAAAAATCTCTAAAGACAAGGCCAATATACAAATCCTAGATTCTAGTGCAGATGTATAATCGATAGATTTTAAATCAAacgtttcttgttttttgtcgAATTGGTAACAACACAAATCAAGAAGAGAGAATTTGATGGATCCGccgataaagaagaagagagataaaaggagaagtatatatataagaaactgAAAACGTAAATTCATCATTAGGTATGGTGTTACCTCTTTGTAAAACTGGGCGAGGCGTGTGACGTTCGATGATTCTCTGGCTATGTGGCCAAGACTCGCCATGTTCGGTTCTAAAAGTGTAGCAGCAATAAGCTAAACTAATCAAGAAGAACTCAGAAACATAAGTTACAATTTGCGGACATAAACTAGGTGAAACAATACGGTCGACTTAAAAAAAGATAAGTAAAAGTAATCACAGTCATCATGTTTTAACGTAGTTATGAAGACGTGGCGTCCGATCCGTTTTAACACATCTTCAATCAAACAATACTCCTGAGCCGATCGGTTTTGACCGGtcagtaaagaaaaaaatattccttaatttttctaaaatcaacTTGATTGATTTCACAGTAATTAgagataaaaagtaaaataatactCCCTATAAATTGCAGTTATTTttatccagaaaaaaaaaaacaaataatttggtTGCTTAAGTCGACCAATCAGAAAAAATTCGAACCAAAGAAATGTAACCGGTCTGAAACAGCCGGTCCGATATTAAACCTTATTtcttaatctctctttctcacctCACCTCCCAATCGCACTTGCTTTACCTCTTCAGATCAGACGTCAATTTCAACTCCTCCAGTGAAGACAAGAGATTTCTACTCCGATTCGATCAATTAAAGATTGACATGGAAGCTAATTCCGGCGGTGGCGGCGGAGGCGGAGGAGCTGAAGGCGGAAGAGCCACagccggaggaggaggaggaggagggagtgATGTTGAATTGGTGAGCAAGACTTTGCAGGTTGAGCATAAGCTTTTCTATTTTGATCTCAAGGAGAATCCTCGCGGAAGGTATCTGAAGATATCGGAGAAAACGTCGGCGACGAGGTCAACCATCATCGTTCCTTCCTCTGGCATCTCTTGGTTCCTCGATCTCTTCAATTACTACGTCAATTCCGAGGAACACGAGCTTTTTAGCAAAGAGTTGCAGCTTGATTCCAAGGTTTTGTGACTTTTTATCATCACTCCTCTCCTCTTTGTGTATGTACACAGTCGTTGacttttttttactctgttGTGCTGCTTTGCTTTGTGTTATTAGGTGTTTTACTTCGACATCGGTGAGAATAGAAGGGGACGCTTCTTGAAGGTATCGATTTCgattttagaatttagatgTTTAGGAGTGTTGTTAGCATTTTGGTATTGTGACTATGTATTAAGAGTGTTCTGTTCTAATGGGGGGTTTGTGGTGTGGTTAGGTGTCAGAAGCATCAGTAAGTAGAAATCGAAGTACTATTATTGTTCCAGCTGGAAACAATCCTGATGAAGGATGGGCAGCTTTCAGGAATATCTTGGCTGAGATTCATGAAGCATCTGGACTTTTCGCTATGCCAAATCAGGTATCCtttggttgtgttttgtttgttggaacTGTTAACTGAGCTCTCTGTTTTATTTGGTCTCTCATTTGTCTCTTTTTATTGGAAACAGAAACCTT
This genomic window contains:
- the LOC104786386 gene encoding lactoylglutathione lyase; translation: MASLGHIARESSNVTRLAQFYKEIFGFEEIESPDFGDLKVIWLNLPGAFAMHIIQRNPSTNLPEGPYSATSAVKDPSHLPMGHHICFSVSNFDSFLHSLKEKGIETFQKSLPDGKVKQVFFFDPDGNGLEVASRS
- the LOC104786385 gene encoding transcription repressor OFP16-like yields the protein MPKILWKSLHLCFPSNLTKCYSSPCIPPTSSADHDGSELPGRPSIVLLNNFNLLYHHDDNHNRVVDLPSSSTTTTTTQAATSSSSRSSYESDISPDVSAAFASRRFFFSSPGRSNAITDSPETRSRGSSENYDNAAITSTKKKNKKCYDTAVTTTTTTRLIRGGTAVTQNVYSPDPLTDFRRSMQEMIDAAIDAGELSRDPEDGYDFLDELLLTYLSLNPADTHKYVIRAFSDILVSLLSKERRIC
- the LOC104786387 gene encoding transcription factor Pur-alpha 1, which translates into the protein MEANSGGGGGGGGAEGGRATAGGGGGGGSDVELVSKTLQVEHKLFYFDLKENPRGRYLKISEKTSATRSTIIVPSSGISWFLDLFNYYVNSEEHELFSKELQLDSKVFYFDIGENRRGRFLKVSEASVSRNRSTIIVPAGNNPDEGWAAFRNILAEIHEASGLFAMPNQKPSDGQEHLVGLSDDVGAGFIPGHGSQQPSSSEHTVDRANDSPGEDETGMTNVSKVIRADQKRFFFDLGNNNRGHFLRISEVAGADRSSIILPLSGLKQFHEVIGHFVEITKDKIEGMTGANVRTVDPPQR